The window ATCATGAACTGCTTCTCGAGGTCGGCGAACTCTGCGGCATCGGTGACGATCGCTTCGAGTTGCGTCAGTTGCTGGCCGAGCTTTGTCAGATCGCGGACCGACATGTAGATCGTCGCCAACCTCACGATCTCGGGCTCGAGAATCGATTCCGCTACGTTCATCTCAAACGGCGAGATCGTCTCGGCGATGAGCGAGATGTTGAGGTAGCCCGATGCGTCGGTACCGGCGCGCTTGGCGGGATCAGCGCGGTAGGCAACGAAGGTTCCGCTACCTGCGCGCCGGGCGACTGCGCCGAAGGTCTCCAGAAAGTCGAGAGCCTGCCGGATGGTCGTGCGCGACTCCGCAAACGCGTCGGCAAGTTCGCGCTCGGCCGGAATGCGCGTGCCGAAGGAATACTCGCCCGAGACCATGCGATTGAAGATCTGCGTCGCGATCCTCTTGACGCGCTGCTTGACCATCGGATGGGACGAGAGATCCCTTTCCCACGGCGGCGTTTCAACCGGGCCTTCCATCGCTCGTAGGCTCGTCTCGATCATCGTCTACCTTTGTCAGTTGCCCCGGCAGCGTTCGACGGCGCTGACAGAAGGCCAGGATGCATCAGCGCCGTGAGTTGGGCCGCGCAATCGAGATCGGCGCAGATACGGTCACTGTCGACATAAGTATGCGTGGAGGGTTCTGCCAGACGCGCACCCTTTGCCCGGTAAGCGGCAAAGGTCGCGGTGGTGGGTGAGCTATCGCCATCGGCTAATGCATCGCGCAGGATCATGATCTCTACACAGCTCGGACCGAAGGCCGCGGATAGTGTAGGGATCAGGCTCTGATCCGCCTTGGCGTTGCCTAGGGTGCCGTCAGCAACGCTGTGTGCGAGACGGGCGTTGAATTTCGTGATCGCGCAGGCCGCCGCGCATATTAGCGTGTGCTTGCGCCGCCGTAGCGCCGCGAAAGCTTCATGATGCTCCATGGCGAGGCGAAGATGAAACACGGAACTGCGCCCTGCGATCGGTATCTCCGCGCTTTCAATTTGGGCGCGCGATTTCCCCCAGAGCCTCTCGGCCTCGCAAAACTTCTCCTGGGCCCTGTGCGCGTCAGACGCGAGTAGATGGGCGACGCCGGCGTTGTTGTAGGAAGCAGCGCCGAGCGGATCGGAAGCTCCCTCTCGCCCGACTTCCCGTGCTGCCTGCTGCCACTGCTTAGCCGCGTCATCCAGCCGGCCCTCGGCCATGGCCGCAAAGCCCGCAGCCGTTATTCCCATCCAATCATCTCGGAAACGGCCGCCCATTCGTCACTCTCTCGGTCGCCTTTCACTCAGGGCGTCTGCTCTCAGAACGGGAAAGCGGGCGCCTAGATTGCAGGCAATCAGCCCAAAATCAACCACTTATAACCACGCAAAATATTCCGCATACGAGTCAAGCATTTGCGCGACGACCTCTACGTTCACTCCCCGAATCTACTGATCAAACGCAGGGCATCCATCACGCAAAATACTTTCCTTACAGGCAACATTGTCTCTTGCTCGCGATTTTTTTTGATCTAAACTCGACCAGTCCAGCGCCTATTGGTCTGAAGTGGTTGAGTATGGCACAATTTGGTCTTGATGCGCAAGGCTATTTCCACCCGCCTCGCCATGGGTGGCTTCACGGACGGCATTTCGGCCAGCGCGCGGGTGCTTGGGGCAAGGCGCAACGTGAGGAGTCACGCAAATGACGACGGGGATACTGCAAGCGCCCGTGGTGGGCCAAGCATCTTCGGGGGAGCTTCATAGAGCCATTGATTGGAGAGGCGCTTTCTGGGTCGCGAGCGGCGTCCCTGCACTCGTCCTCTTCTCCATTGGCGGCATCGCCGGCACAGCAGGAAAGGTAGCCTTCCTCGTCTGGATCGTATCGATGCTGATGGGGTTCATTCAGGCTTTCACCTATGCGGAGATAGCCGGCCTGTTCCCCAGCAAGTCCGGCGGCGCGTCCGTCTATGGAGCCGCGGCCTGGGTTCGCTACTCCAAGCTCATCGCGCCTCTTTCCGTCTGGTGCAATTGGATCGCTTGGTCGCCCGTTCTCTCGCTCGGCTGCTCTATCGCCGCCGCTTACATCCTGAACGCGCTTGCCCCTGTTCCGGGCGCCGATAACGCGGCCGTTCTAGCCTGGGTGCAGAGCCACGCGTCCTCCATCACCGCTGAAAGTCCCCGCGTCGTCGAATGGCTGGCGGCCAATTCGGGAAAGACGGCGGCTGACGGCGTCGCTGCGCTTCTGTCCGCCGACGCCATTTCGGCAGTAACGCCCGCCGTCCGCTCCTGGACGCTGCATGCGGGAACCTTGGGGCCGGTATCCTTTTCGCTCAACGCCGCCTTCTTCATTGGCGCGCTGTTGATGCTGCTCACCTTCGCGATTCAGCATCGCGGCATCCTTGGCACTGCGAACGTCCAAAAGTACCTCGGCTTGATTGTGATCATACCGATGCTGATTGTCGGCATCGTGCCGATCATCACTGGCCAGATCGATTGGTCGAACTACACGCCTCTGGCGCCGCTCAAAGCTGCCTATGCGCCCGAAATGGGCTCATGGGACATCGGCGGCTGGACGTTGGTGCTCGGCGGCATGTTCATCGCGGCCTGGTCGACCTACGCTTTCGAGACGGCCATCTGCTACACGAGCGAGTTCAAGAACCCGAAGACCGATACGGTTAGGGCGATCCTTTACTCGGGCGTCCTCTGCCTCGTGCTGTTCTCGCTCGTACCGTTCGCGTTCCAGGGCGTCCTCGGCCTCGAGGGCATGCTGGCGACGCCGATCGTCGACGGCTCCGGCGTCGCTGAAGCCATGGGCAAAATGGTAAGCAGCAGCGGCTGGGTGACGAACTTGTTCGTCATGCTGATGATATTCGCGTTGTTGCTGTCGATCATGACGGCCATGGCCGGCTCATCGCGCACCCTCTACCAGGGCTCGTATGACGGGTGGCTGCCGAAATATCTCAGCCACGTGAATGAGCACGGCGCGCCGACCCGGGCCATGTGGACCGATCTCATCGTCAACCTCGGTGTACTGGCCATCGCCTGCGCGGATGCCACCAGCTTCTTCTTCATCCTGGCGGTGTCCAACGTCGGCTACATCATCTTCAACTTCCTCAACCTCAATGCCGGCTGGATCCATCGCGTCGACAACGGCGATGTCGTGCGGCCGTGGCGAGCGCCGACCCTGCTCCTGGGGCTCGGCGTGCTGTTCGCCTACGTCAACGCGGTGTTCCTCGGCGCCGGCGCCAAAGTTTGGAACCCCAATGCGTTGTGGGCCGGCCTGATCGCTGCGGCGCTCATCGTGCCGGTCTTCTGGTTCCGTCACTACGTGCAGGATCGCGGCAAGTTCCCCGATCACATGCTCGCTGACCTGGGGCTGACGACAGCAGATCTCAGCAAGAGACGGGCGGGTGCGTTGCCCTACGTGGCGCTGATCGTCGGTGCCGCGATCGTCCTCGCCTCCAACTGGTTCTTCCAGTTGCCCGCTTGATGTCCTGGGCCGGAGCGGTGTGCGCACTGCTCCGGCCTGATTTTTGGCAGCTTGCCGACATCCCAGCGACGAGAGGAGGAAAGCATTGCTGATTAGCGACATAAAAAGCCGGCCAGTGTACGCAGGCCTCGAGCCCGATCTGTTCGCCAGCAGCAACATTGTCGTGTGTGATCGCGCCGGCGCCGCCGCCGTCGCCGACATGCTGCGAACCGCCAACGGGGACTTTGCGGCCAAGACGACCGTATTTCTGTGCGCCGAGGATTTCGTCACGCCGCAGGCCCTCGAAGCGCAGATTGAAAATCTGAAACCTGCCGCCACTATCCCGCTACCCAATCTCAATGCCGCTGTCGCCGCGCTCGGCGAGCGGCTTTTCCGCGCCAAAATGGGAACCCGCGTTTATGCAGCGGGCAGCGAGCCATTGATCGGCTCGACCGTCCAACGGGCGGCGCGCTTCGGCGTGGACCATCGTTCGGTGCGTTGCGAACACCGCGGCTCGCTTAAGCGGCGTGTGCAATGCGTCCACTGCAAGGGCATGACTGATGACGTGACCGTCAGTCCAGTAAGGTGCAGCAACTGCGGTCTCATGCTGACGGTCCGCGATCATTATTCGCGACGTCTGGCCGCCTTCCAGGGGGTCCGCGCCGACGCCGAAGTTCCTGGAGAGATTCCCGAGCAACAGGTCCTGTTCCAATGACGGCATTCGCATTGCGTCGCGTGCGTGTCGCCGAGGTCGAGCGCGTCGCCGACGAGGTCAAACGCTTTCGCCTTGTCGACGCGTCGGGCGCCGCGCTCCCCGTGTTCTCGGCCGGGTCGCATGTTCTGGTGACGATGCATGGCGCGAACGGCCATGTATGGAAGAACCCCTACTCGCTGATCAGCGCCCCCGATGACGGCAGCGGCTACGAGATCAGCGTGCTGCGGCTAGCAAGCTCGCGCGGCGGCTCGGCTTTCATGCATGACGGCGTGCAACCCGGGACCGAGCTCCACATCAGCGAGCCCGTGAACCTATTTCCAATCGCCCGGCAGGGCCACAAGCACATCCTGGTCGCCGGCGGGATCGGCATCACGCCCTTCCTTGCCATGATGCAGGAATTGGCGGCGCTGAATGCGAATTTCGAGCTGCACTACAAGGTGCGAGGCCTCGGCCGCGCACCCTTCTGCGATCGGCTGCTCGCCGACTACGGCTCACGCGTGCACCTTTACCGATCGGATCTCGGTCAGGCATTTCCGCTGGAAAGCGTCCTGAGCGAGCAGCCGCTCGGAACGCACATGTACGTCTGCGGTCCCGCCGCGATGATCAACTGGGCATTGCAGGTCGGTCGTGCGGTCGGCTGGCCGCAGGAGAACCTGCATTCCGAGCGCTTCACGGCACCGCCGCCCGGCCGCTCTTTCACTGTCAAACTCGCCCGTTCGCGGCGCGACATCGTCGTCGGGCCTCAACAGAGCATCCTCGAAGCGCTGGAGCAGCACGGCATCGACGCGCAGTACCTGTGTCGCGGCGGTGCATGCGGGCAATGCGAGACGCGTGTCGTCGCCTGCGACGGCGCCCTGCAGCACAACGACCACTACCTCACTGACGAAGAAAAGAAGTCCGGCGAAAAGATCATGATCTGCGTGTCGCGTGCCGCGGGCAGCACTCTCACGCTCGATCTTTGATCGAAATCGCCTCGACAATCCCGGAGGACGAGTAATGGGCCTGGTCTTCAAGAACGAGACATTTCGAGATGACTTCACGTTCTCGAACAGTCCCGCCGCCATAAGCCGCTTTCCGTTTCCCTTCCACGAAGACAAGTACATGTACGCGGTCAACATCGAGCCGCATATAGCTGGCCCAACGGGGAGCGTGTACGAGTTCCCGATCGACATCGACGAGCATTACGTCTCGGAAATGCGCGATCGCGCGCTGGTGCTCGAGAAGGATCCGCGGCGCTGCCAGGCCTTGCCTCACATGATGCCGGCGCAGTGGGACATGCTCGAGCTGCTGATGACGTCGATGGCAGCGCACTACCTCGAGCACTTCACGCTCAACCGCGCCGGCAACCAGTGGCATTGGATCAACCGGCCGCTAAATATCGAGCAGCGCTTTACCTTCGGTGACGAGACGACGCTGCCGTACGGGCCGATGGAGTATATCGGCCGGCAATGCCAGGGTGATTTCTCGCTGCAGGACCAGCGCGACAACCAACTCTGGATGGACGCGGGCATCATCACCGCACAGGCCGATTGGTCGCTCGATTTCGACGTCGGCATGAACTTCACCGAGTGGCACGGCCCCGTACCCTTGGCCCACAAGGCGCGGGTTTTTGAGCGGGCGCTAAAGTTCCTGTTGAACCTGCAGAATGGTCATCCGGTGCGTCGCCTCAACTGGACGATGACCATCAACCCGCGTCTCGATACGAGCCCGGAAAACTTTGACAAGTGGGGCGTCGATCGTACGACCGTGACGCCGGAGAACGTCGGCGACAAGGTTCATCTGCGTGTCGAGCTGCAAGGCTTGTGGCGCCTGCCGCGCTCGAACGCCATCCTGTTCTCCATCCGCTGCTACCTCATCAAGATGAGCGAACTCGTCACCGTGCCCAAGTGGGCGCGACGCTTCCCCCGCGTGCTCAAGACGCTGCCGCCCGAGCTCGTCGACTACAAGGGCCTCACCCGCTACCGCGACACGACGATCGAATGGTTGTCGAAGTACGACGACGGCGCACCGACGAGCCCGGGTTGCTGGCCAGACGATGGTCCCTCGGCATCGCAGACAGAAGACTCACAAAGCAACCGGAGCGAGACGCCCATGACGATAAGCAAGTTCCCGAGGCAATCGGTTCTCAATGATCGCCACGCTGCACTCGGCGCGGATCTTTCCACGGCTTGGAACGACATGCCGATTCCGCAGAACTACAAGACGGACCCTTACGAGGAGACCGCCGCGGTGCGCTGCCGCGCCGGCCTGTTCGATGTTTCGATGCTGAAAATGCTCAACGTGTCGGGACGCCAGGCACTGCCCTTCCTCAATCACCTTCTCACCTCCGACGTGTCGAAAGC of the Hyphomicrobium album genome contains:
- a CDS encoding FadR/GntR family transcriptional regulator, with the translated sequence MIETSLRAMEGPVETPPWERDLSSHPMVKQRVKRIATQIFNRMVSGEYSFGTRIPAERELADAFAESRTTIRQALDFLETFGAVARRAGSGTFVAYRADPAKRAGTDASGYLNISLIAETISPFEMNVAESILEPEIVRLATIYMSVRDLTKLGQQLTQLEAIVTDAAEFADLEKQFMMTICEGTHNSLIVTMYRIMHEVRRQPQWCANKKRTLTPLRIREAQKALRSLFTALERRDVDTAVECMRLYISSTQEDMIYASP
- a CDS encoding APC family permease, yielding MTTGILQAPVVGQASSGELHRAIDWRGAFWVASGVPALVLFSIGGIAGTAGKVAFLVWIVSMLMGFIQAFTYAEIAGLFPSKSGGASVYGAAAWVRYSKLIAPLSVWCNWIAWSPVLSLGCSIAAAYILNALAPVPGADNAAVLAWVQSHASSITAESPRVVEWLAANSGKTAADGVAALLSADAISAVTPAVRSWTLHAGTLGPVSFSLNAAFFIGALLMLLTFAIQHRGILGTANVQKYLGLIVIIPMLIVGIVPIITGQIDWSNYTPLAPLKAAYAPEMGSWDIGGWTLVLGGMFIAAWSTYAFETAICYTSEFKNPKTDTVRAILYSGVLCLVLFSLVPFAFQGVLGLEGMLATPIVDGSGVAEAMGKMVSSSGWVTNLFVMLMIFALLLSIMTAMAGSSRTLYQGSYDGWLPKYLSHVNEHGAPTRAMWTDLIVNLGVLAIACADATSFFFILAVSNVGYIIFNFLNLNAGWIHRVDNGDVVRPWRAPTLLLGLGVLFAYVNAVFLGAGAKVWNPNALWAGLIAAALIVPVFWFRHYVQDRGKFPDHMLADLGLTTADLSKRRAGALPYVALIVGAAIVLASNWFFQLPA
- a CDS encoding dimethylamine monooxygenase subunit DmmA family protein — encoded protein: MLISDIKSRPVYAGLEPDLFASSNIVVCDRAGAAAVADMLRTANGDFAAKTTVFLCAEDFVTPQALEAQIENLKPAATIPLPNLNAAVAALGERLFRAKMGTRVYAAGSEPLIGSTVQRAARFGVDHRSVRCEHRGSLKRRVQCVHCKGMTDDVTVSPVRCSNCGLMLTVRDHYSRRLAAFQGVRADAEVPGEIPEQQVLFQ
- a CDS encoding PDR/VanB family oxidoreductase, translated to MTAFALRRVRVAEVERVADEVKRFRLVDASGAALPVFSAGSHVLVTMHGANGHVWKNPYSLISAPDDGSGYEISVLRLASSRGGSAFMHDGVQPGTELHISEPVNLFPIARQGHKHILVAGGIGITPFLAMMQELAALNANFELHYKVRGLGRAPFCDRLLADYGSRVHLYRSDLGQAFPLESVLSEQPLGTHMYVCGPAAMINWALQVGRAVGWPQENLHSERFTAPPPGRSFTVKLARSRRDIVVGPQQSILEALEQHGIDAQYLCRGGACGQCETRVVACDGALQHNDHYLTDEEKKSGEKIMICVSRAAGSTLTLDL